In the genome of Magnolia sinica isolate HGM2019 chromosome 2, MsV1, whole genome shotgun sequence, one region contains:
- the LOC131237249 gene encoding amino acid permease 4-like → MLPRSRTLPSRIHHSGDEIRDTRLYFQVDVQPKAHGETEAINPQPGYSKCFDDDGRVKRTGNVWTATAHIITAVIGSGVLSLAWAIAQLGWVAGPTMMILFAFVILYTSNLLSDCYRSGDPITGKRNYTYMDAVKSNLGGVKVKMCGCIQYMNLFGVAIGYTIAASISMMAVKRSNCFHKNGKSNPCHASSNGYMIMFGITEVIFSQIPDFDQVWWLSIVAAVMSFTYSAIGLSLGVTQVAENGSFKGSLTGISIGEVTSTEKLWRSLQALGDIAFAYSYSIILIEIQDTVKSPPAENKTMKKATLISISLTTIFYLLCGCMGYAAFGDNAPGNLLTGFGFYNPYWLLDIANVAIVVHLIGAYQVFVQPIFAFVEKWCSQKWPKSDFITHEYEVPVPFYGSTYQLNLFRLVWRTLFVVFVTVISMLMPFFNDVVGILGALGFWPLTVYFPIEMYIAQKKIGKWTARWLGLQILSFTCLVISLAAAVGSFAGVFLDLKAYKPFKNAY, encoded by the exons ATGTTGCCGAGGAGTCGAACTCTACCAAGCAGAATTCACCACAGTGGT GATGAGATAAGGGATACTAGGCTCTACTTTCAAGTAGATGTCCAACCAAAAGCCCACGGTGAAACTGAAGCCATCAACCCTCAACCTGGATATTCCAAATGCTTTGATGATGACGGCCGCGTGAAGCGGACAG GCAACGTGTGGACTGCAACGGCGCACATAATCACTGCTGTGATAGGGTCAGGTGTGCTATCATTGGCATGGGCCATCGCGCAGCTTGGTTGGGTggcgggtcccaccatgatgatcctCTTCGCGTTTGTCATCCTCTACACCTCCAACCTCCTGTCCGATTGCTATAGGTCGGGGGACCCGATCACTGGAAAGAGAAACTACACCTACATGGATGCTGTAAAGTCCAACTTAG GTGGTGTGAAGGTTAAAATGTGTGGGTGCATTCAGTATATGAATCTGTTTGGTGTGGCCATTGGTTACACAATCGCAGCTTCCATCAGCATGAT GGCTGTAAAGAGATCTAATTGCTTTCATAAGAATGGGAAGAGTAATCCTTGTCACGCGTCGAGCAATGGATACATGATAATGTTTGGAATCACAGAGGTGATATTCTCACAAATCCCAGACTTCGATCAGGTGTGGTGGCTCTCTATTGTGGCAGCTGTCATGTCTTTTACCTACTCCGCCATCGGCCTTAGCCTTGGCGTCACCCAAGTTGCAG AGAATGGAAGTTTCAAAGGGAGCCTTACAGGAATCAGCATAGGTGAAGTGACCTCAACTGAAAAGCTGTGGAGGAGTTTGCAAGCTCTTGGGGATATTGCCTTTGCTTACTCTTACTCTATAATCCTCATTGAAATTCAG GATACGGTAAAATCCCCACCGGCTGAGAACAAGACAATGAAAAAGGCCACTTTGATTAGCATCTCACTGACAACCATATTCTACTTGCTCTGTGGATGCATGGGATACGCTGCATTTGGAGACAACGCGCCTGGAAACCTCCTCACCGGTTTCGGATTCTACAATCCCTACTGGTTACTCGACATTGCCAACGTCGCAATTGTTGTTCACTTGATCGGAGCATATCAG GTCTTTGTCCAACCCAtatttgcatttgtggagaaatgGTGTTCCCAAAAGTGGCCGAAGAGTGACTTCATAACGCATGAATACGAAGTGCCAGTCCCCTTCTACGGATCAACCtaccagctcaacctcttccggCTTGTGTGGAGAACCCTCTTTGTAGTCTTTGTCACTGTCATCTCCATGCTCATGCCCTTCTTCAATGATGTCGTTGGGATCCTTGGTGCTCTTGGGTTCTGGCCGCTTACCGTTTACTTCCCCATTGAGATGTACATTGCCCAAAAGAAGATCGGGAAATGGACAGCTCGGTGGCTCGGGCTCCAGATATTGAGCTTCACTTGTCTGGTTATTTCATTGGCTGCCGCTGTAGGGTCATTCGCTGGAGTCTTCCTTGACCTCAAAGCCTACAAACCATTCAAGAACGCTTACTAA